One genomic region from Candidatus Poribacteria bacterium encodes:
- the rpsG gene encoding 30S ribosomal protein S7: protein MPRRGNISKRDVNPDAKYNSKLVSKFINSLMLDGKKSTAQSILYESFEIIESRAKEDGFAVFRQAINNVKPVLEIRPRRVGSQTYQVPVDVKAERKQRLAFSWIIQSARSRGERRMAERLAGEILEASQNEGGAIRRKMDQHRMAEANRAFAHYRW, encoded by the coding sequence ATGCCGAGACGTGGAAACATCAGCAAGCGGGATGTCAATCCTGACGCGAAATATAACAGCAAGCTGGTGTCAAAATTCATCAATAGCCTCATGTTAGATGGCAAGAAAAGCACTGCGCAATCCATCTTATATGAGAGTTTTGAGATCATTGAATCCCGGGCGAAGGAAGATGGTTTCGCCGTGTTCCGTCAAGCAATCAACAATGTCAAACCCGTGTTAGAAATTAGACCCCGGCGTGTAGGCAGCCAGACCTATCAAGTGCCTGTTGATGTAAAAGCAGAACGGAAACAGCGATTGGCTTTTAGTTGGATTATTCAATCTGCTCGCTCGCGCGGCGAAAGACGGATGGCAGAACGTCTCGCAGGTGAAATACTTGAAGCATCTCAGAACGAAGGTGGCGCGATTCGCAGAAAAATGGATCAGCATCGAATGGCAGAAGCGAACCGAGCTTTCGCACATTATCGATGGTAA
- a CDS encoding 30S ribosomal protein S12 — MPTINQLIKKPRKKSRKKTKSPVLEQCPQRRGICLQVKTVTPNKPNSALRKVARVRFTSGYEATCYIPGIDHNLQEHSVVLVRGGRVKDLSNVRYHIVRGKLDTAGVDNRRQGRSKYGARKPA; from the coding sequence ATGCCAACAATTAATCAATTAATCAAGAAACCGCGCAAAAAGTCCCGGAAAAAGACAAAATCTCCGGTACTCGAGCAGTGTCCTCAGCGACGCGGTATCTGCTTACAAGTGAAAACAGTAACGCCGAACAAACCGAATTCGGCATTGCGTAAAGTCGCTCGAGTGCGGTTCACCTCTGGCTACGAAGCTACCTGTTACATTCCGGGGATTGATCACAATCTGCAAGAACACTCAGTCGTTTTAGTCCGAGGCGGGAGAGTCAAAGACCTCTCTAATGTCCGCTACCACATCGTCCGCGGCAAATTGGATACGGCAGGTGTCGATAACCGTCGTCAAGGTCGTTCAAAATATGGCGCACGGAAACCGGCTTAA
- a CDS encoding dihydrofolate reductase, whose translation MVVSMIAAMDQNRLIGNGPDIPWQMPVDRRHFRDMTIGKPVVMGRKTFETLKRPLGKRRNIILTRNTTYAAPKGCIVAHSVEEILKLCAGTEELMICGGAPIYEAFLPHANRLYLTQIHATFKGDVYFPAFNTEAWQEVKRIDGEPDEKNPYPYSFLFLERK comes from the coding sequence ATGGTAGTTTCAATGATTGCCGCAATGGATCAAAATAGACTCATCGGGAACGGACCGGATATCCCTTGGCAGATGCCAGTGGACCGGCGGCATTTTCGCGATATGACTATTGGGAAGCCCGTCGTTATGGGACGCAAAACCTTTGAAACCCTGAAACGCCCTCTCGGCAAGCGGCGGAATATTATTCTCACGCGAAACACCACCTACGCGGCACCGAAAGGGTGCATCGTGGCACACTCGGTAGAAGAAATCCTAAAACTTTGTGCAGGGACAGAGGAGCTCATGATATGCGGTGGCGCCCCTATCTACGAAGCTTTCTTACCGCACGCAAACCGACTTTACCTTACACAGATCCATGCTACGTTCAAAGGCGATGTCTATTTTCCGGCGTTCAATACCGAAGCGTGGCAAGAAGTAAAACGCATCGATGGCGAACCTGACGAGAAAAATCCTTACCCTTATAGTTTTTTGTTTTTAGAAAGAAAATAG
- the tuf gene encoding elongation factor Tu, giving the protein MAKETFERTKPHVNVGTIGHVDHGKTTLTAAITMVLSKLADADYVMEYDEIDKAPEEKERGITINTAHVEYETDNRHYAHVDCPGHADYIKNMITGAAQMDGAILVVSAADGPMPQTREHVLLARQVNVPSLVVFLNKADMVDDEELLELVELEVRELLSDYDFPGDDIPIVIGSALDAMESGGDPGHEACQPILELMAAVDEYIPEPVRDTDRPFLMPIEDIFTISGRGTVVTGRVERGTVEIGNTVEIVGLRETQDTVVTGVEMFNKSLNEGQAGDNLGALLRGVERDDVERGQVLAIPGTVTPHTQFEAEAYILTKDEGGRWNPFFSGYRPQFYFRTTDVTGEMNLPEGIEMIMPGDNAQITVKLSKPIAMEEQLRFAIREGGQTVGAGVVSKIIE; this is encoded by the coding sequence ATGGCTAAGGAAACGTTTGAAAGGACTAAACCCCACGTCAATGTTGGAACAATTGGCCACGTTGACCACGGTAAGACAACGCTGACAGCAGCAATTACGATGGTGCTCTCGAAACTCGCTGACGCAGACTACGTCATGGAGTATGATGAAATTGATAAGGCACCCGAAGAAAAAGAACGTGGTATTACCATTAATACAGCACACGTTGAGTATGAAACCGATAACCGGCATTACGCACACGTTGATTGCCCCGGACACGCCGACTATATCAAGAATATGATTACCGGTGCGGCACAGATGGACGGTGCGATTCTGGTGGTATCCGCCGCTGACGGACCCATGCCTCAGACACGTGAGCACGTGCTATTGGCGCGACAGGTGAACGTGCCTTCGCTCGTCGTCTTCCTGAACAAGGCTGACATGGTGGATGACGAAGAGCTGCTGGAACTCGTCGAATTGGAAGTTCGCGAATTGCTCAGCGATTATGACTTCCCCGGCGACGATATTCCTATCGTCATAGGTTCCGCGCTTGACGCCATGGAATCCGGTGGTGATCCCGGGCATGAAGCATGCCAACCCATTCTTGAACTCATGGCAGCTGTTGATGAATACATCCCAGAACCGGTTCGCGATACCGATCGTCCCTTCCTGATGCCGATTGAAGATATCTTCACCATCAGCGGACGTGGAACCGTTGTCACCGGTAGGGTTGAACGGGGAACCGTTGAAATCGGAAACACCGTTGAAATCGTGGGGTTACGTGAAACACAAGACACCGTCGTTACAGGGGTTGAGATGTTTAACAAGAGCCTCAACGAGGGTCAAGCCGGCGATAACCTCGGTGCCCTCTTGCGTGGTGTTGAACGCGATGACGTCGAACGCGGACAAGTTTTGGCAATCCCTGGGACGGTTACGCCCCATACCCAATTTGAAGCCGAAGCCTACATTCTCACAAAAGATGAAGGTGGACGCTGGAATCCGTTCTTTAGCGGATACAGACCGCAGTTCTATTTCCGAACAACCGACGTAACCGGAGAGATGAACCTCCCGGAAGGCATTGAAATGATTATGCCTGGCGACAACGCACAGATCACTGTAAAACTTTCTAAACCGATTGCGATGGAAGAGCAACTCCGATTCGCAATCCGTGAAGGTGGACAGACAGTCGGTGCCGGTGTTGTCTCCAAAATTATTGAATAA
- the fusA gene encoding elongation factor G yields MVKNALRLRAEALTQKRSRPIVAEKKNSNPQRLELPHMRNIGVMAHIDAGKTTVTERILYYTGKLYRIGDVDDGTTAMDWMVQEQERGITITAAATTCQWKKHQINIIDTPGHIDFTVEVERSLRVLDGAVAVFCAVGGVEPQSETVWRQADKYDIPRIAFVNKMDRTGADFFRTVEMMEERLGAPAIPVQLPIGSAEQFTGIVDLISMKGQIWNVGTDAGSDGTVIQETDIPREMEDMVTEYREQLLEAIADHDDALMFKYLDGVKISPEEIKAGIRNAVLNGKVVPVLCGTALKNKGVQPLLDAIVSYLPAPTDVPPVVGFNPKTEEEETRAAKDSEPFCALAFKIMTDPHVGKLTYLRVYSGILQKGDTLYNSTTGKHERIGRLMQMHANKREEHQAVHSGDIAAVIGLKDLSTGDTLCDPKAHITLETMVFPLPVMAIAIEPRTQSDIDKLNLALSKLAEEDPTFKVHQDSETGQTLLSGMGELHLEIIVDRLVREFNVSANVGNPQVAYRETIRKAVKSRKRFVRQSGGRGQFGDVTIEVEPLEKGSGFEFIDETKGGVIPQEYIPAVQKGIENAMNIGVLAGYPVVDVLVRLVDGSHHAVDSSEMAFSIAGSMAFKDALKRATPMLLEPIMDVEVIVPDEYLGKVIGDLNSRRSQIRETETQAKSRIQVIRVDVPLSEMFGYVKTLRSLTQGRANYSMEFAHYNEVPTSVMEDLISSANR; encoded by the coding sequence ATGGTAAAAAATGCGTTACGGCTGAGAGCCGAAGCGTTAACACAAAAAAGGAGTCGTCCAATCGTGGCGGAGAAAAAAAATAGCAACCCCCAACGCTTAGAATTGCCCCACATGCGAAATATCGGTGTCATGGCACACATTGATGCCGGGAAGACCACTGTCACCGAACGCATTCTCTATTATACCGGTAAACTCTATCGGATCGGGGATGTGGACGATGGCACCACTGCCATGGATTGGATGGTGCAAGAACAGGAACGCGGCATTACGATTACTGCCGCTGCAACAACCTGTCAGTGGAAAAAACACCAAATCAATATCATTGATACACCGGGGCATATCGACTTTACCGTCGAAGTCGAACGTTCACTTCGCGTCCTCGACGGCGCAGTCGCAGTTTTTTGTGCAGTTGGCGGCGTTGAACCGCAATCTGAAACTGTTTGGAGACAAGCAGATAAATACGATATACCGCGAATCGCATTCGTCAACAAAATGGATCGAACCGGTGCCGATTTCTTCCGAACGGTTGAGATGATGGAAGAACGCCTCGGTGCCCCAGCGATCCCCGTGCAACTTCCTATCGGGTCGGCAGAACAATTCACAGGAATCGTTGACCTCATCTCCATGAAGGGGCAGATCTGGAATGTCGGAACAGATGCCGGCAGCGATGGCACTGTCATCCAAGAAACAGACATCCCCAGAGAAATGGAGGACATGGTGACCGAATATCGAGAGCAGCTGTTAGAGGCTATCGCCGATCACGACGATGCCCTTATGTTTAAATACTTGGATGGTGTCAAAATTTCACCTGAAGAGATTAAAGCGGGCATACGAAACGCTGTTCTTAATGGAAAGGTCGTCCCTGTTCTTTGCGGCACGGCTCTGAAAAATAAAGGTGTCCAACCGCTCTTAGACGCGATTGTTTCCTACCTACCGGCACCCACCGATGTGCCGCCTGTGGTAGGCTTTAATCCGAAGACTGAAGAAGAGGAAACACGTGCCGCAAAGGATAGTGAACCCTTCTGTGCATTGGCGTTCAAAATCATGACGGATCCCCACGTTGGCAAACTTACCTACTTACGGGTGTATTCTGGTATCCTCCAGAAAGGCGATACCCTCTACAACAGTACAACTGGAAAACACGAGCGGATCGGGCGGTTAATGCAGATGCACGCCAACAAACGGGAAGAACACCAAGCTGTTCACTCAGGCGACATCGCCGCAGTCATCGGGTTAAAAGACCTCTCAACGGGGGATACGCTCTGCGATCCGAAGGCACATATCACCTTAGAAACGATGGTGTTCCCGCTGCCGGTGATGGCTATCGCCATTGAGCCTCGAACGCAATCCGATATCGATAAACTGAACCTCGCCCTCTCGAAACTCGCTGAAGAAGATCCGACCTTTAAAGTGCATCAAGACAGCGAAACAGGACAAACATTATTGTCCGGTATGGGTGAACTTCATCTCGAAATCATCGTTGATAGACTCGTGCGCGAGTTTAACGTCTCGGCGAATGTTGGCAATCCGCAAGTCGCCTATCGGGAAACGATCCGTAAAGCCGTTAAATCCAGGAAACGTTTCGTGCGTCAATCCGGGGGTAGAGGTCAATTTGGAGACGTTACGATCGAGGTCGAACCCCTTGAAAAAGGATCAGGCTTTGAATTCATTGATGAAACCAAAGGTGGCGTTATTCCGCAAGAATACATCCCCGCAGTGCAGAAAGGCATTGAGAACGCGATGAACATAGGAGTCTTAGCAGGCTATCCGGTGGTTGATGTGTTAGTCAGACTCGTAGACGGTTCACATCACGCCGTAGATTCATCAGAAATGGCGTTCTCCATAGCAGGTTCTATGGCGTTTAAAGACGCACTAAAGCGTGCTACACCGATGCTTCTCGAACCGATTATGGACGTTGAAGTTATTGTTCCCGACGAATACCTCGGTAAGGTCATAGGCGACCTGAATTCACGGCGTTCTCAGATACGTGAAACCGAAACGCAAGCGAAATCTCGTATTCAAGTTATTCGTGTTGATGTCCCGCTTTCAGAAATGTTTGGGTATGTCAAAACACTTAGGTCACTCACACAGGGTAGAGCCAATTACTCTATGGAGTTTGCACATTATAACGAAGTCCCAACAAGCGTGATGGAAGATTTAATTTCATCAGCGAATCGTTAA
- a CDS encoding thymidylate synthase, whose translation MEQYIDGLRQVFDTGIDREGRNGVTRALFGMQMRYNMEDGFPAVTTKKLAFRSVKAELLGFLRGYDHVDQFQKLGTQIWDANAEVWGRDGYLGRIYGVQWRRWKTENGTIDQLGSVIEQLQTNPHSRKHIVTAWNPAELDEMALTPCHMCFQFVVADGKLSLQMYQPSCDMFLGVPFNIASYALLLHMVAQVTGFTPHEFIHTLGDAHIYHEHLEAVQTQLERKPYPLPQLELNPKIKSIDAFKMQHIQLIDYQHHEAIYAPMIV comes from the coding sequence ATGGAACAATACATAGATGGACTTCGACAAGTATTCGATACCGGTATCGACCGCGAGGGTAGAAATGGTGTAACCCGCGCACTCTTCGGTATGCAAATGCGCTACAACATGGAAGACGGGTTTCCCGCCGTAACCACCAAAAAACTCGCGTTCCGGTCGGTAAAAGCAGAACTTCTGGGTTTCCTGCGCGGCTACGACCACGTCGATCAGTTTCAAAAACTCGGCACACAAATTTGGGATGCAAACGCTGAGGTATGGGGACGCGACGGTTACCTCGGACGCATATACGGTGTCCAATGGCGACGGTGGAAAACAGAAAATGGCACGATTGATCAGTTAGGTAGCGTCATCGAACAACTTCAGACCAACCCGCATAGCCGCAAACATATTGTTACAGCATGGAATCCGGCGGAATTAGACGAAATGGCATTGACCCCTTGCCACATGTGTTTCCAATTCGTCGTGGCAGACGGGAAGTTGTCGCTCCAGATGTATCAACCGAGTTGTGATATGTTCTTAGGGGTCCCGTTTAACATCGCCTCGTATGCACTCCTCCTACACATGGTTGCGCAGGTAACAGGCTTTACGCCGCATGAATTCATCCACACCTTAGGCGATGCTCATATCTATCACGAGCACCTTGAAGCCGTCCAAACCCAATTAGAGCGGAAACCTTACCCGCTCCCACAACTCGAACTGAATCCAAAAATCAAGTCGATTGACGCGTTCAAGATGCAACATATTCAATTGATAGACTATCAACACCACGAGGCTATTTACGCGCCTATGATTGTGTAG
- a CDS encoding ThuA domain-containing protein, whose amino-acid sequence MLNVCMLSGSFEYDSEASLTIFKTFVEKHYPIHANLVVYNSEDHDPSLGALADADALLVFTRRLNTAGVSLKQFQAYCEQGRPLVGVRTASHAYQNWLEFDKTVLGGDYQGHYGEGPPTQVELIDTEHPILNGISAFDCYGSLYKSPSLRDDTSLLLMGHTDEHSEPVAWTRLHNGGRICYTSLGHQKDFEVEPFLRVLAQSILWVAEQI is encoded by the coding sequence GTGCTTAATGTGTGTATGCTTTCCGGTTCCTTTGAGTACGACTCCGAGGCATCTTTGACGATTTTCAAAACGTTCGTAGAAAAACACTATCCGATCCACGCGAATTTAGTCGTCTACAATTCAGAAGATCACGATCCCTCTTTAGGAGCGTTAGCGGATGCAGATGCGTTATTGGTTTTCACACGCCGTCTGAACACAGCGGGTGTCTCACTGAAACAATTTCAAGCCTACTGCGAACAAGGCAGACCGCTCGTTGGGGTCAGGACAGCCAGCCACGCCTATCAAAACTGGTTGGAATTCGATAAAACCGTGCTCGGGGGCGACTATCAAGGGCATTACGGTGAAGGACCTCCCACGCAGGTGGAATTGATTGATACGGAACATCCCATCCTGAACGGCATTTCAGCGTTTGACTGTTATGGTAGCCTCTATAAAAGTCCCTCACTTCGCGACGATACCTCTCTACTCTTGATGGGACACACGGACGAACATTCAGAGCCTGTCGCATGGACGCGTTTGCATAATGGCGGACGTATCTGTTATACTTCATTAGGGCACCAGAAAGATTTTGAAGTAGAACCCTTTTTAAGAGTCCTCGCGCAAAGTATCTTGTGGGTGGCGGAACAGATATAG
- a CDS encoding 50S ribosomal protein L3: MVNGIIGRKIGMTQVFEDSGKAVPVTVIQAGPCPIVQLKTQEKDGYQAVQLGFGEQKESRMNRPKRGHFAKADVEPTFVLREFRVQSLDDVSVGSIVDASVFSEGELVDVTGTSKGRGFSGVVRRWNFAGGRKSHGGEQDLRRPGSIGASATPSRVFKGKRMAGRHGAKRHTVQNLSVIQADPERNLLVVKGAVPGPPNGLLLVRKASKSLI, from the coding sequence ATGGTTAATGGAATTATCGGCCGCAAAATCGGCATGACACAAGTCTTTGAGGACTCAGGTAAAGCGGTCCCTGTTACCGTCATCCAAGCAGGTCCCTGTCCCATTGTCCAGCTCAAAACGCAAGAAAAAGATGGATATCAGGCAGTTCAATTGGGTTTCGGAGAGCAAAAAGAGAGCCGCATGAATCGTCCTAAACGAGGACACTTCGCCAAAGCCGACGTTGAACCCACATTTGTGCTTCGGGAATTTCGGGTCCAGAGCCTTGATGACGTATCTGTCGGAAGCATTGTCGATGCAAGCGTTTTTTCAGAGGGTGAACTTGTTGACGTGACAGGCACCTCAAAGGGACGTGGTTTCTCTGGGGTGGTGAGACGTTGGAATTTCGCGGGTGGTAGGAAAAGCCACGGTGGCGAGCAAGATTTGCGCAGACCTGGCTCCATTGGCGCAAGTGCGACCCCCTCCCGAGTCTTTAAAGGAAAACGGATGGCGGGACGCCACGGCGCCAAACGGCATACCGTTCAAAACTTGTCCGTGATCCAAGCCGATCCTGAGCGCAATTTATTGGTGGTTAAAGGGGCTGTTCCGGGACCCCCCAATGGGTTGCTGCTGGTAAGAAAAGCATCTAAATCACTGATTTAA
- a CDS encoding amidohydrolase family protein, giving the protein METLTILNGDIYTPVHHGEGSIVIQDDKISTITSEALQPSGETIDAAGCLVIPGLIDGLVHGGGGYDSMTGHVEDVATITRAHARSGVTSLVLGISSGSMTQINNALTAIAHVVDEPIADGSRILGAYVEGKFGSLAKNGAQNAKYITPPNFEEFHAMWAASDATLKVISVAPENDDNLQFIKHLAAFKADAYNNIVIAMGHTNATYQQAIDAIDAGVTRATHTYNGMSGLHHRTLGAIEAVLSHPDIHAELIVDEHHVHPFWGNTLIQQKGIHAVGLITDCTELAGVPTEEWQTSATYLPELDAYRLNEDAISQHDTTFERHRTEKYIRNGAMWLDVGKPTERLAGATITLMEGVRNVINWGHSIEAALTMATLTPAQNLGVADSVGSIATGKTADIVIVDENLSVQTVILGGKVVKK; this is encoded by the coding sequence ATGGAAACCCTTACAATTCTGAATGGCGACATCTACACTCCCGTGCATCATGGAGAGGGAAGCATCGTCATTCAAGACGACAAAATTTCAACGATAACCTCAGAAGCCCTGCAGCCATCGGGAGAGACCATCGATGCGGCTGGATGCCTCGTCATTCCCGGATTGATTGATGGGTTGGTGCACGGCGGCGGTGGCTATGATAGCATGACGGGTCACGTTGAAGACGTTGCGACAATCACACGAGCCCATGCGCGCAGCGGTGTTACCTCGTTGGTGCTGGGAATCTCCTCGGGCAGCATGACCCAAATCAACAATGCCTTAACCGCTATTGCACACGTCGTTGACGAACCTATAGCGGACGGTTCTCGGATTTTAGGGGCCTACGTGGAAGGAAAATTCGGGAGTCTCGCCAAAAACGGGGCACAGAACGCAAAATACATTACACCCCCGAACTTCGAAGAATTCCATGCAATGTGGGCAGCTTCCGATGCGACTTTAAAGGTAATCTCCGTCGCACCAGAAAACGATGACAATCTGCAGTTTATCAAGCATCTCGCAGCCTTTAAAGCAGATGCTTATAACAACATCGTTATTGCGATGGGACACACAAACGCCACATATCAACAGGCAATCGATGCGATTGACGCGGGCGTGACACGCGCCACCCATACTTACAACGGTATGAGTGGGCTGCACCACCGCACCCTCGGCGCCATTGAAGCAGTCCTTTCCCATCCAGACATCCACGCAGAACTCATCGTCGATGAGCACCATGTCCATCCTTTTTGGGGAAATACCCTCATTCAACAAAAAGGCATTCACGCCGTTGGGTTAATTACAGACTGCACAGAACTCGCCGGTGTCCCCACAGAAGAATGGCAAACCTCGGCAACATACCTCCCCGAGCTGGATGCCTATCGCCTCAATGAAGATGCGATTTCCCAACACGACACAACCTTTGAGCGGCATAGGACCGAGAAATACATTCGCAACGGAGCGATGTGGTTAGATGTAGGAAAACCCACAGAACGCCTCGCGGGTGCGACAATTACATTGATGGAGGGTGTCCGTAACGTCATCAACTGGGGACATTCCATAGAAGCCGCTTTAACGATGGCGACTTTAACGCCCGCGCAGAATTTAGGCGTTGCAGATTCGGTGGGTTCAATTGCAACCGGTAAAACGGCAGATATCGTTATTGTTGACGAAAATTTGAGCGTTCAAACCGTTATTTTAGGCGGAAAAGTGGTAAAAAAGTAG
- the rpsJ gene encoding 30S ribosomal protein S10 translates to MDNQKIRIRLKAFDYRLLDLSSKQIAETAKRTGAAVSGPIPLPTKKHIYTVQRSTFKDKKSREQFEMRIHKRLLDILETTPKTVHALMGLDLPAGVDVKITLL, encoded by the coding sequence ATGGACAATCAAAAAATTCGCATCCGGCTCAAGGCATTTGACTATCGGTTGTTAGACCTGTCGTCAAAACAGATAGCAGAAACTGCGAAACGCACAGGGGCAGCTGTCTCGGGTCCAATTCCATTGCCGACGAAAAAGCATATCTATACCGTTCAACGTTCAACGTTTAAAGACAAGAAGTCGCGTGAACAATTTGAGATGCGGATTCATAAACGTCTGCTGGATATCTTAGAGACGACACCTAAAACTGTTCATGCCTTGATGGGTTTGGATCTGCCCGCAGGGGTCGATGTTAAAATTACGCTTCTCTAA